A window from Taeniopygia guttata chromosome 10, bTaeGut7.mat, whole genome shotgun sequence encodes these proteins:
- the MYZAP gene encoding myocardial zonula adherens protein isoform X3 → MNVCRLRLTVPPDEVSQPEQGPKETERKKSELYHVPNGMSPGKLSHGMVYGVVHRTDNNHKREMVVYGWSADQLKEEMNYIKEVRATLEKVRKKMYGEYDEMKRKIQQLTNELKVTNAHQESLENHVRVQAAALDSFSEMNSSLTSASIDLQKTLVDVTLENTDIREQIRNLKHTHEQSMEKLREKQKQLETAQIENQLLKLKVESSQEANAEVMREMTRKLYSQYEEKMREEEQKHKAEKDMLLEETNRLLKAIEEANKKMQITETSIQEKDQRIGELDRLIERMEEERHQLQKQLELNELQISGAKSENNSDSERSQHLEEVAASLRERIKHLDDMVHCQQKKVKHMVEEIEMLRKKVKEKELFIIQLLDKISFLECENKELQDKLDYLMENQQKTNIETRDTGVECDLPYSTSSENRAPDSPRLVRTYTPFKRVLEFSTRSSTS, encoded by the exons ATGAATGTGTGTAGGCTACGCTTAACAGTGCCACCTGATGAAGTGTCACAGCCTGAACAGGGACCAAAGGAaactgagagaaagaaaagt gagCTCTACCATGTACCAAATGGGATGTCTCCAGGGAAGCTCTCTCATGGGATGGTGTATGGTGTTGTGCACCGAACTGACAACAACCATAAGAGAGAAATGGTGGTTTATGGCTGGTCAGCTGATCAGCTGAAAGAGGAGATGAATTACATTAAAGAA GTGAGAGCAACTCTggaaaaagtaagaaagaaaatgtatgGTGAATATGATGAAATGAAACGAAAAATACAGCAGCTTACAAATGAACTGAAA gTGACAAATGCTCATCAGGAGTCCTTAGAGAATCATGTGCGAGTGCAGGCTGCAGCCTTAGATAGCTTTAGCGAAATGAACAGCTCCTTGACATCAGCATCAATAGACTTGCAG AAAACTCTAGTGGATGTTACATTGGAGAACACAGACATAAGGGAACAAATAAGGAATTTAAAACATACACACGAGCAATCTATGGAAAAGCTGAGAGAGAAGCAAAAGCAACTGGAAACGGCACAGATTGAAAATCAGTTACTGAAGTTAAAG GTGGAATCATCGCAGGAAGCCAATGCTGAAGTCATGAGAGAGATGACCAGAAAGCTGTATAGTCagtatgaggaaaaaatgcGAGAAGAGGAACAGAAACACAAGGCTGAGAAAGATATGCTCCTG GAGGAAACAAATCGGCTTCTGAAGGCTATTGAAGAGGCAAATAAGAAGATGCAGATTACAGAAACAAGCATACAGGAGAAAGACCAGAGAATTGGTGAGCTGGACCGGCTGATTGAACGCATGGAAGAG GAACGTCACCAGCTGCAAAAACAACTTGAATTAAATGAACTACAAATATCTGGAGCAAAATCTGAAAACAACTCTGACAGTGAAAG GTCGCAGCATTTGGAGGAGGTAGCAGCCAGCTTGAGAGAGCGGATCAAGCATCTGGATGACATGGTCCACTGCCAGCAGAAGAAAGTCAAGCATATGGTTGAGGAG aTTGAAATGCTAAggaagaaagtaaaagaaaaggaattatttaTAATACAGCTTTTAGACAAAATCTCTTTCTTAGAATGTGAG AATAAAGAATTACAAGATAAACTGGACTACTTAATGGAAAACCAACAAAAGACCAATATAGAAACCAGAGATACTGGTGTAGAATGTGATCTTCCATACAG CACGAGCTCTGAGAACAGAGCTCCTGACAGTCCGAGGCTGGTGAGGACGTACACCCCATTCAAGAGAGTGCTGGAATTTAGCACAaggagcagcacatcctga